GGCCCGCCTAGATGGCGGCCTTGGCCTTCCGCTTCGCGTCGAAGTTGCGGAAGAAGGAGATGATCTCCTGCTCGGCGGCCTTCGCGTCCGTGGCGTCCGCGAACTCAGACTCCAGGAAGATGCCGCCGCACGACTCACAGGTGTCGTAGTGCAGGGGGTGATTCCGGTCCCCGCCGTCGATGCGCACGAAGTCCACCTGGCAGTCGGGGCACTGCCCTGTCAGGGCCTCCCCGTCGACCTTTCCCCCCAACTGCTCCAGACCGGGAAGGTTGTTGTGGAGGAGGATGCGGCGCAGGTCCGAGACGTCGATCCACAGACCTCCGCACTCTCCACACTTCCGCAACGTCTCGTCGTGATCTCCTTCGAGATCAGTCATTTCGACGTCGGCGTTGCAACCGGGGCAATTCATGGGGCGGCTCGTTCTCCTGAAAGGGGGAACCCGCGGGGCTCCCCGGTGAATGGAGAATGATAGGTCGGGCAAAAATTGGGATGCAACCCGTGCCGCCGCTTCTGTTGGCAAGGTGCCGTCGACCGGCCCCTGGGGCTCAGGCCCGCTCCTTCACCCTGCGGATGTCCGCTCCCAGGCCCCGCAGTTTGCGCTCCAGCCGCTCGTACCCGCGGTCCAGGTGGTAGACGCGGCTGACCTCCGTCTGTCCGTCAGCCCGCAGGCCGGCCAGGATGAGCGACGCGCTGGCGCGCAGGTCGGTGGCCATCACCGGCGCCCCGCTGAGCGCCTTCACGCCCTTCACCACCGCCGTGTGCCCCTGGATGGTGATGTCCGCGCCCAGCCGGTGCAGCTCCGGCACGTGCATGAAGCGGTTCTCGAAGATGTTCTCGGAGATGACGGACGTGCCGTGGCTCACCGTCATCAGCGCCATCAACTGCGCCTGCATGTCCGTGGGGAAGCCCGGGTGCTCCGTGGTGGTGATGTTCACCGACTTGAGCGACCTGGGCGCCTTGCAGCGCAGGCCCCCGCCCTCCGCGGTGATGGTGCAGCCGGCTTCACGCAGCTTGTCGATGACCGCGTCCAGGTGCTCCGGGCGTGCGTGCTTCACCAGCACGTTGCCCCCGCTGATGGCCGCCGCGACCAGCAGCGTGCCCGCCTCGATGCGGTCCGGCAGGATGGCGTGGTCCACCGGGTTGAGGGACTCCACGCCCTCGATGGTGATGACGGACGTGCCCGCCCCCTCCACCTTCGCGCCCATCTTGTTGAGGACGCGCGCCAGCTCCTCCACCTCCGGCTCGCGCGCGCAGTTCTCCATCACGGTGCGGCCCTTCGCGAGCACCGCCGCCATCATCACGTTCTCCGTGCCGGTGACGGTGATGACGTCGAAGTTCACCATGCCGCCCTTGAGCTGCTTTGCCCGGGCCTCCACGTAGCCTTCGGTCAGGTGGATGTCCGCGCCCAGCGCCTTGAGGCCCTTCAAGTGCTGATCGATGGGCCGCGCGCCAATGGCGCACCCGCCCGGCATGGACACGCGCGCCCGGCCGAATCTCGCCACCAGCGGCCCCAGCACCAGGACGCTGGCGCGCATGGTCTTCACCAGGTCGTAGGGTGCCTCCGGGGTGATGTCCCCCTCGATGCTGATTTCACACGTGTCCGCCTTCTTGCCGGTGAGCCGCTCGGCCTCGCAGCCCATGGTGCGGAGCACCTCCAGCATCGTGGCCACGTCCGCCAGGTCCGGCACGTTGCGGAAGGTGGTGGTGCCATCCGCCAGCAGCGCGGAGGCCAGGATGGGCAGCGCCGCGTTCTTCGCGCCGGAGACCTCCACCTCGCCGTGCAGCGCGGTGCCACCCTTCAAGACGATCTTGTCCATGTCTTTTACGTGCCTTTGCGTGCGGCTGCCGGGCCGCGCGTTCCGTGGCCGTCAGGCCGCGGGCTGTGTCCCGAACGCCATGCGTTCACGCCGCTCCAGGTCCTTCTCCACGCGCGCGTCCGAGTACCCCGCGGCCCGCAGGAGCTCCAGGACGGCGCTGCCCTGGGTCTCACCCATCTCCAATGCAAGCAATCCGCCAGGCTCCAGCACCCGGCGGGCGCCCTGAATCACCCGCCGCAGCGCCACCAGCCCATCCGGTCCGCCGTCCAGCGCCAGCCGGGGCTCGCGCCGCACCTCGGGGGACAGCCCGGCGATGTCGCCGGAGTCGATGTACGGCGGGTTGGACACCACCACCCGGAACGTC
The sequence above is drawn from the Corallococcus sp. NCRR genome and encodes:
- the murA gene encoding UDP-N-acetylglucosamine 1-carboxyvinyltransferase is translated as MDKIVLKGGTALHGEVEVSGAKNAALPILASALLADGTTTFRNVPDLADVATMLEVLRTMGCEAERLTGKKADTCEISIEGDITPEAPYDLVKTMRASVLVLGPLVARFGRARVSMPGGCAIGARPIDQHLKGLKALGADIHLTEGYVEARAKQLKGGMVNFDVITVTGTENVMMAAVLAKGRTVMENCAREPEVEELARVLNKMGAKVEGAGTSVITIEGVESLNPVDHAILPDRIEAGTLLVAAAISGGNVLVKHARPEHLDAVIDKLREAGCTITAEGGGLRCKAPRSLKSVNITTTEHPGFPTDMQAQLMALMTVSHGTSVISENIFENRFMHVPELHRLGADITIQGHTAVVKGVKALSGAPVMATDLRASASLILAGLRADGQTEVSRVYHLDRGYERLERKLRGLGADIRRVKERA
- a CDS encoding zf-TFIIB domain-containing protein, with the translated sequence MNCPGCNADVEMTDLEGDHDETLRKCGECGGLWIDVSDLRRILLHNNLPGLEQLGGKVDGEALTGQCPDCQVDFVRIDGGDRNHPLHYDTCESCGGIFLESEFADATDAKAAEQEIISFFRNFDAKRKAKAAI